The Hymenobacter chitinivorans DSM 11115 genome segment CTACACCGTGCTGGGCTGGCCGGGCCTGCTGCCCCTCCAGCTGATTGTTCTGCTCTACGCGGCCAAGGTCCTGTGTCAGACCCTGTTTTTGGTCATTACCCTGCAGCAGGCTGGGCACCGGGAGTCGTTGGGCGTGCTGCTGCTCTACGAGTGGTACTTGCTGCTGATGTCGTTGGCGGTGCTGGGTTATACCGTCTGGCCAAGCTCGATTCTGTGGAAAGAGCGGCGCTACCGCTGGGCCGAAGGCTAAGCCAGGGGTTTAGTGGGCTTCCGGTAAGGGCACGCCCAGCCACTGGTAGGCGGCTTGCTCCTCAATAAAGGTACGAAACACGGTTTCCTGGGCGCTGATCCGGCTATTGATCAATGCCTGCTGGTAGGGCGTGACCAGATACGCCATCCGCAGCTCCCGGCCGGGCAGGGCCTGCCGCATTGCGGCCCGAAAGTCAGTCAGAACCCAGGTGAAATCCTCGGCTTCGGCCAGCCCGCGGATGCGCAGGTCAATCAGCCAGTTGGCGGCCTGCGGCGGCTGGGCAAATACGAGGGCCGCCTGGTAGCCCGCCCGGTGCTCCTGGGGCGTCACGACCCGGTTCCAGCGCATAAACAGCACGTGCAGATCGGGGCGGTAAGACAGACGCAGGAAGTCGAGCTCGGTGGCGGGTACGGGCACGGCGGGATACTAGCTAAGGAACGGCAAGAGGTGCAGTATACCAGTAACAGGGAAAGGCCCCGGTAATGTTTTGACGGGCCTCTGCAGAACCCCGGCGGAAGACCTGACCGCGGGCAGCAGGTAAAAATACTTGGTTTAGTAATCAGGTGTTTACACGGTTTTGATTGCGCGGGGTAAGCTCCTCCTTTGGGCTCAGGAAAACGCGGCCGGGCTGCGAACCTCGACCCCAACCTCTTACCGTTACCTCTATGAAGTTTTTGTATCCGCTGTTGTTGGGCGGCCTGTTGCTGGCGGGCTGTCAGCAGAACAGCAAACCCGACGCCGCCGGTGCCGGCGCCACCACCGGCCTGGCTGGGGCGTCCACCGACACGGCCTTTGTTATCACTTTCAGCTCGCTGCCCCCGGCAGAGCTGGCCGCCGGCGCCACGCCCAAGCAGTTGGCTGAGTTTGCCTGGGCCGAGTTCTTGGCCCTGAACTGGCAGTCTAACTACGACACCATCCGGAAGCAGCGCGACGCTCCGGACCCCAATTGGAACTACCATGACCCGAGCCCCAAGCTCACGGTGTGGGAAACCTATGCCCACCGCACCGAGCTGCAGCCTGCCAACGACTCTATACGGCCCTTCAACTCGGCTCCGCGCTACAGCTACGGCGAACAGATTAAGCGCGCCCGCAAAGGCGTCAGCTTTTCGCTATTCAACAACCTGGACGAGAACAGCGAAATTGGTTCCTGCAACCTGTATGGGCAAGTAACCTCTTCCCCGCAGCAGATGGTGTTGTACCAGGCTAAGGTCAACAGCAACGAGTATAACTATATTCTTAAACGCTACCCCAAGCAAGGTTCGTTAGGGTTGGCGATAAAGACCAACATAGCCAATATCAAAAAGTATAAGGCTTATTACGATACGACAGCCGCGAAAAACAAAAAATACAAAGGCAATTGCTACTGCCCACCCGGTGTGTTATGCCTACCCTGCGGTAATGACACGCTCAAGACTCGCCAGGGCATCGGCACCATTGAGGTAAAAACGGCCTGGCGCCAGCTCAACGCCAACGAGGACGCTTCCAAATTCTTGACCCGCAACGTGGTGTATTACCGCCAGAAAGCAGGGAACGATACCCTGTTTTACGATAATGCCACCTTCGCGCTTATCGGGATGCACATCATCCACAAGACCGTAAACTACCCCGACTTCGTGTTTGCGACCTTTGAGCACAAGGACGTGGAGAAGGATAAGATGGGCTTCCGCCTCATTCTGCAAAATAAACAGAAGCAGGATTCCCTGAGCGCCCTGCACTACCCGTACCAGCGCCTGCATCCCCTCACGAAGGTCGACAGCCTAGCCACCGTTGCCGCGCACCGTAAGATCAAGGCAATGAACCGGAACTCGGTACTGCTCAACTACCGCCTGGTAGGCGTACAAGGCACACCCACCAGCAACACCAGCACCCCTAACTTCTTTTTGGCCAACTACGTGGTAGAGTCGGATAGTCTGCTGGCCAACTTCCACGGCAGCGGCTTCGCGCACCCCCACGACCAAAAGCCCAATATTCTGCTCAAGGGCAAGCTGCTCTCGGCCGGGGGCTGCCAGGGCTGCCACGGCGTGGCCCAACAAAAGTTTGGCACCGACTTCTCCTTTCTGCTGGGCGGCACTACAATGGCCCCCGACATCGACGAAACCCAGCAACAGAAGCTGATTCGCTACATCCGCGCCACTACTATAGCTGCGGCCAAGCGCAAAAAATAAGCAGCCCGTTTTGCACCAGCTTACCCCTTGGCAAAGGGCCACAAGAAAAAAGCTCTGCGGAGCTTTTTTCTGCGTATAAATCAGTGTTACTACCTTAGTTACTTGCCAAACCAGCCATTCAGAGCTGAGTCGGGCAGAACACTGGGACCGTAAGACGGTTTATTGCTATACTACATATGAGTGCAAAGTGGGCTTCGGCCATTTATTTCCAAAATGCGGCCGGCCAACTGCTGGAAGACCCTGCCGGGTTTTTGCGGGTCAACTGGACGGCGGCGCCCCGGCAGCTGCCGGATACTCAGGCGTTGTTTACGCACATGCTCATGGCCTTGCAGCGCCACGGCTGGAGCCGAATTCTGATTAATCAGGTTGGCATGCCACCCTTTTCATCGGCCGAGCAGCACTGGGTAGCCCAGGAATGGGTGCCGCGGGCGGTGCAGGCCGGCTACCGGCACGGGGCCATTATTGTGTCGGCCGACGTGATGGTGCGCCTGGCTACGGCCTATATTACCACCCATATTCAGGGGTTGCCGCTGGTGTACCGGTCCTTTGAAAAGGCCCCTCAGGCCGAAGAATGGTTGCTACAGCAGCCGAGCCAGCCCGAGTAAGCCGCCCGGCTGCTGCCCCTGCCTTACCTAGGGCTGCGTGGTGCTCAAAGAGGGCACTGTAGCCTCTTCCGATTGTGGATTCCAGCCGCGCAACGCGGTTTCGTAGTTGTAGAAAGCCGCTTGGTCGACATTGAGCTGCCGCGACCAGGCCGTACGGCCCTTGGCCCCGGCCCCGGGACCTTTCGACTTGTATTCGGCAAAAAAAGCGTCCTGCTTGTTGTCTTCCTTGCCCCAGTGGTCCCAACCCTTGGCCTTGATGACGTTGCTCAATTCGCAGTTCAGGAACACGGTTTTGGCGGCCGGCTTCCAGGGCCGGCCCAGAAAATACGACTCCTCGGGCGCGTCGCCGACTACCTTGCAGCGCTGAAACACGTAGCCGAAACCGATGCTGTCGGGGGTGGAGGCGGCGGTGATGCAGGTGCCCTTGGGCTTGCAAAACAGGGTGCAGTCTTCAAACCAGGCCGTGGCGGCACCCAGGATAAAGTCGGTGGTGCCTTCGATATAGCAGTTCTTGTAGTACTGCCGGCTACCGTAGCCGTAGGTGTAGAGCGTGTCGCGGAAACCCAGGAAGCGGCAGTTGATAAAACGGGCCTTGTCGCCGTAGACCCACATGGCCGGGGCCTGACCAGCCAGGCCGGCCGAGTTCTGGAAGGTAATGTTCTCGGCCGTGAAGTTGTTGCCAAAAACCCGGAAGCTAGCCGCTTCGGAGGTGCCCAGCTTTTCGCCGGCGTCGGTCTGGCGGCCGTTGTAATCGTCGTAGACGAGGACGGTTTCGTTGAGGTCTTCCCCCAGCAGCTTAACGAAGTTCTGCTTTTTGGCCAGGTTTAGCTTCTCCTTATAAGTACCCTTCTTAATGAAGATGGTAATCGGAATATCATTGCCTTTCGGCACGGCATCCAGCGCGGCCTGTACCGTGGTGTAGGTGCCGCTGCCGTCCTGGGCTACTACCAGTTGATTAGTTTGAGCAAAAGCAACACAGGAGGAGAAGAGGAGCAGCCAAACGAAGAGGAGCTTTTTCATGGAAAGCGGGGGAGGTAGAAATAATCATGGATTTGACAAAAATGATTGCTGGATAGGTGTGAGAAATTGCGCTAAGCGCAGGGTCGGGGAATTGGTGAAGCAAAATAGGAGGAAAGGAAGTTGTATCAAAGTCCGGCGGTTATAAAAAAGAACGGAGGGGCGCCCTGGCCCCGCCCTACTGCAAGGGTGGGCTCTGGTGCTGGGCACGAAGGCCCGCCAGCGAGGATGGCGGCACTATGCCATGCAGTATCTATCTTGAGCGGCTCGTCATTTCCCTGCTCTATGAATTCCCTGCTTACCGTAGTCACCGCCTATTTCGACTTGGTCGATTCGTTCACGACTGATCCGGCCGCGTATGCGGCGGTGCTCCACCCCGACGTGGTGCAGACCGAATACCCTAATGCGCTGTATAAGACCATGCAGCGCCGCACATTCAGCGATATTATCGATAATCTGCGCATTGGGCGGGAACTACTGCACGACCCCCACTTCGAGGTACAGCGCACTCAGCTCTGCGCCGACGACACGCTAATCGTGGAGGGCCACTGGCAGGCCACGGTGCTGAGCGACGTAATGGACCTGGCCCGGGGGCAACGCCTAGCGTCGCAGCTGTGTTTGGTTTTCGAGTTCAAGGACGGCAAGATCTTCCGGCAGCGCCGATACCCCTGCTACGAAGCCTTTTAATAGCGTGATGGTGTTAAATTGAATTATATAAAGTATTGATTGTTCTATATGTTTAGTCCATCTGCGGCGCGGTAGTGTGGCACTGGCTTGGGGCCGCCGCTGCGTAGTTCAATTTCCACTGGCTTAAGCATGCCCTAATAACAAGGCCTTTCCACTCTGGAAAGGCCTTGTTGGTAACGGAGCAGTATCGAACAGGAACTAGGAGCCCACGCCGTTGCTGGGCTCAGTGCCGGCCATTTCGGGCGCGGCCGCCGCGTTGTCGTCCGGCCCACCGGTGCCGGTGGGACCATTTTGCACGGGCACATCGGTCGCCTCTTGCCCCACGCGCTCCGACATCCGGCCCGCCCCGGCGCCCGAGGTGCTGGCGTTGCTCAGGGGCTGTCCGCCGCGCACCTCAATCTGGTGGCGTCGGGTTTTTTGCTCATCCTTGGGCACGCTCACGCGCAGCACACCGTCTTCAAAAGCGGCCTGAATGCCGCTAGCATCGACGGTATCGGGCAGCTGGAAGGAGCGGCTAAACGAGCCGAAGGAGCTTTCTACCACGTGGTAGCGGCGCTGGTTTTGCTCGTTGCGGAAGTGCCGCTCCCCGGCAATGGTCAAGCGGCCCTGGTGGAAATCCACCTTGATATCCTCGCGCTTGAGCCCGGGCAGGGCCGCCTCAATCTCGTAGCTCTTCTCAGTTTCGTAGGCATCTACGTGGGGAGAGAAACTATTCACGCGCCCCCGCGCCGCCAGTGAGTCGTTGAAGAACCGGTCGAGCATCGTGCTGAAGCTTGACGAAGCCAGATCCGAAAACGAATCCTGATACTTTTGAATAGCCATGGTCGTACAGGTTTGAAGTGAAACAAACGAATACAAGCGGCCTTAATACGCGGGCAAAAAACCGGTAGTTACACTTCAGAAAGTGGTTTTTCTGGTCATTTGAACTCATTTTAGCCGAACCCGCCGGCCTATTTGTCCTGCAGATGCTCGGCTTTCCAGCGCATGGCCGTCAGGACTCGGGTGCGGCCACTGGGGTGGTCGAAGAAGATGACTTCCTCCAGCGGAGTGGGGCTGATTTTGCGGTACTCGGAGAGCTTCATGGCCGTGGAGGCAAACCCGTCGGGCTGGCGGGCGGCGTTCAGGCCAAAGACGTCGGCTTCCTGCTCCTGGGTTCGGATGATGGTGTTGAAGCCGGGCTGAGCCAGGAAGGTAAACACCCCGAACAAGGCGGCTATCAGGGGTAGGCCGCCCACGTCGCCGATGCTACTGATGCCCCAGCGTGTGCCGTAGCGGCCCAGCAGGCGGTGAAAGGCCCAGTCGACGAAGGCCAGCCCCAGCCCGACGATGAGCACGAAGAAGATGAGCATCTTGGGAATGTGGTTGAGCACGTAGTGGCCCAGCTCGTGGCCCATGACGGCCTGCACCTCGGCCGGAGTGCAGCGGTTGAGCAGGTTGTCGTTGAGCGACACTCGAATAGTGGAGCCCAGCCCGCTCACGTTGGCGCTGATCCGCTTGCTCTGCCGGGAGGCATCCACCAGGTACACGTTGTCGGCCGGCACGCCGTTGGCCCGGGCCATGCTCAGAATCTGGCGGCGCACCGGGCCGTCGGGCAGCGGGGTGTATTTATTGAACAGCGGGCTGATAAAAACCGGCGACACAAATACGGCCACTACCAGAAATCCCGCGGCCAGGGCCGTAGCCCACACCCACCAGCGGCGGCCCGCCCGCCGGATGGCCACGTACAGCACCAGCACCGCCACGCTACCCACCACCACCGACAAGGCCAAGCTCTTCAGGTCATCGGTCAGCCACTGGCCGAAGCTCTGGTTCGACAGCCCGTACTGATGCTCCCGGACGTAGTTGTCGTAGATATTCAGCGGGTAGCTCAGCAGGTGGGCCAGTAGTATATAGAGGGCAATGTAGGCCCACGTGGGCAGCACTTTGGTGGGCAGGCGCTGCGTCCAGGCCTTCATACGGCGGGACAGGCCCAGGACCAAGAACACGGCGGCCAGGGCCAGGCCGTAGAGCAGGTTGCCGAGCTGCAGCCAGTAGCCGCCTTCAAAATAGGCATCGGAGCTGGCTTTCTGGGCCGTGGTCAGGGTGTTGAGGTAGTGCTGGGTGGCGGCCTCTACGCTGAAGGCAGTGGAATCGGGGGAAGGGGCAGCCAGCACCGGCAGGGTCAGCAGCAGAAGCAGGGCACCGACGCCCAACTGGCGTTTGGTAAATAGGGACATACAAGCAAATGAAAAGATACAACTAGTAACGTGCCCTCCTGCGGCGGCAGGGAGCGGAGCTATATTCTAAAACCCAGATGCGCAGGTGCGGGCCGCAGTTGCCTACCATCGGGCTGAAGCGGGGAAACAGTAAAAACTGCCGCTACCGACTGGCTAGCAGCGGCCCAATTTGTTGGCGCACTGCCGGTAGCAGAAATAGCTCGTGGCCCTGGCCGGGGAGCTGCACTAATTTGGCGAGGCTGCGCCGCTGGTGCAAAGCCTCCCAATACGCCCAGCTGAAGCGCGGCGGCGTTACCGAATCGGCCTGGCCCACAACCAGGGTAATGGGCACGGTCACGTCCACATTGCCAACCAAGGCCTGGGGCGAGAGGCTGCGCACCGACTTTTTCCAGATGGCTTTGCCTTCTTCCAGCTGTAGCATATGGCTGCGCCAGCGGGGCACGTCGCAGGGGCAGGAAGCCAGCAGGGCTGCATCAGCCCGGTCGGGGTAGCGACCCAGCACGTTGGCCGCTATGGCCGCTCCGCCCGAATGACCCGCCACGACGACCCGGCCCGCGTGATAATGTTCCCGCAGCTCCCGCAGGGCGGCCGCCACGGCATCGACGGCGGCAGCGGTGTAGTTGTCGCCGGTAGCCTCGCCCCGGGTGCCGGCCGACTGCTGCCCCTGCGCATCGGTGTAGCCGGGCCGCAGCAGGCCCACGGCCACTACGTTGGGGTAGGTGGCGGCCAATTGCCGGGCCAGGGTGTACTGGTACTCCGGTGGGCGAAAGGGCGCGTCGCCGTGCAGAATGACCACCAGCGTGGGGCGGGAAGTGAGTTTGGGGCTACGGAAGGCGCGCAGGTGCAGGCGCTGGGTTTTCTGGCCCACCCATTCCAGTGTGTCGGGAGTAAGGCTCTCGGCTAGCCCGCCGCCTGCGGGGGAGTTGGCCGAGTTACCCTGGCAGCTACTGGTGAGCAAAGCGGCAAAGCCAAGCAGGGCGGACAGATGGTAGCGGAGGGGCAGTGGCATGGCGGTAACGGATAAGAAGCAGATATCCAACCTCCCAGCCGCGGCGCTGGGCAGGAGGTTGCTGCTCCGAGTTAAGCAAAAGCGCGCAAAACAAACAACCGCCAACTGAACAGGGCGGGAGCCCGCCGGCTGTTTCCCATTTTCGACAAACTACCAGCTAGTCGGGGTGGTGCTGAGGGGAGCTGCGCCGCCTTGCTGTTCAAACTTATTACGCCGGCTGCTGGTAGATGCCCTACCTTTGATTTATACAGTAGCCAAGTCGTCCGGTATGAAACCCAACTCCCTCGAAGACTTTTACGCCAAATTGCGGGCCCCCACCGAGGCTACACCCCGGCCCGCCGCGGGTGGGCAGCACGAAGTGGGCCACTTCAACATCTTTCGGGTGGAAGACCTGATGCGGACCTACCCCAACCGGCCCCAGATGTCGTTCGACCGGCGGGAGTTCTACAAGATGAGTTTGATCCGGGGCCGTAGCCGGGTGGAGTACGCCGACCAGGCCGTGGAAGTCGAGCGGCAGGCCCTGTGGTTTGCCTCTTCGCGGGTGCCCTACCGTTGGCTGCCGCACACGCTGGAGCAAAGCGGTTACTTCTGCATCTTCACCGAGGAGTTTCTCTTGCCCGGCCGCAGCGGGGTGGTGCTGGAAGAACTCCCGATGTTCCAGCCCGGCGGGCAGCCAGTACTGGCACTGAATGATGCCGAATATGCCGCCGTGGAGGCCGTTTTTGAGAAAATGGCCCGGGAAATCACCTCCACCTACGCCTATAAGTACGACCTGCTGCGCACCTACCTCTGGGAGCTGGTGCACGGCGGGCAGAAGCTGCAGCCGGCCCCGGCTGCGGCGCCCAATCACAGCGCCGCGGCCCGGCTCACCAGCCTGTTTGGCGAGCTGCTCGAGCGGCAGTTTCCCCTGGCCGCGCCCCAGCAGCAGCTGCGCCTGCGCACGGCCAAGGACTACGCCGACCACTTGGCCGTGCACGTCAACCACCTCAACCGGGTGCTCAAAGAAACCACCGGCCACACGACCACCGAGCTCATTGGCGGGCGGGTAACCCAGGAGGCCCGGATGCTGCTCAAGCAAACCACCTGGACCGTCTCCGAAATTGCCGACAGCCTCGGCTTTACCGACGTGGCCCACTTCTGCAATTTCTTCAAGCGCCAGACCAGCCTTACCCCCGGCGACTTCCGCAGCTAGCCCCCGTTGTTTGAATGTTGCAGCAGATGGTTTGACTCGCGCAATGGTGCGGCGGCCCGCGCTCCGGTCCTTTGCAGGGTAAAAAACTACTACTCTCTAAAGAACCATATCACATGCGAGTTTTCGTAACCGGCGCTACGGGCTTTATCGGCTCGGCCATTGTTCAGGAATTACTCGGGGCGGGCCACCAGGTGCTCGGCCTGACCCGCTCCGAGGCGGGCGCGCAGGCCCTGACCGCGGCCGGCGCCGAGGTACACCGCGGCTCCCTCGATGACCTGGACAGCCTGCGCCGCGGGGCCCAGGCCGCCGACGGCGTTATTCATACCGCCTTCAACCACAACTTCCAGGAGTACGAGGCCGCCGGCCAAACCGACCGGCTGGCTATTGAGGCCCTGGGCCAGGTGCTGGCTGGCTCCGGGCGGCCCCTGCTCGTCACGGCCGGGCTGGCGGGCTTTGCCCCGGGTCGCCCCGCTACTGAGGACGACCTCCCCGTCGCTTTGCCCCGCCTCTCAGAGCCGACGGCTATGGCCCTGGCCGAGCAGGACGTGCGGGCCATAGTAATACGCCTGGCCGCCTCCGTCCACGACCGGAACGACCACGGCTTTGTGCCCACGCTCATCAACATTGCCCGCGAAAAAGGCGTGGCGGCTTACGTGGGCGAAGGACTGAACCGCTGGCCCGCCGTGCACCGCCTCGACGCTGCCCGCCTCTACCGCCTGGCCCTGGAGCAGGGGCAGGCCGGGGCCCGCTACCACGGCGTGGCCGACGAAGGCATTGCCCTGCGCGACCTGACCGCCCTCATCGGCCGTCACCTGGGCGTGCCCGTCGTGACCAAAACGGCGGCGGAAGCTCCCGACCACTTCGGCTGGATGGCCCGCTTCGTGGGACTCGACCTGACCGCTACCAACACCCTCACCCGGCAGCGCCTGGGCTGGCAGCCCACCCACCCCGGCCTGCTCGCCGACCTGGAGCAGGGCCACTATTTCGGGGTCTGAGTAGCCCAGTAATAGTAGCCCGGCCCGTTGAGCAAAAGGCCAAAACAGAGGCAGCCGGAATAAATCATTCCGGCTGCCTCTGTTTTGTAGAGACTCCTGGAAAGTGGAAAAACTCCCCGGCGGCGTTATTTAACTACCCCCGGGTCATTTAAACCTGCGTCCCGACTTGCTCAGCCGGAAAACAAGCCAGCCTTGCGTGCGGGCCCTGGGCCGGGGTGGGGCGGTAACCATCCGGCTTGTGGTAAGCCAGGCTTTAGCGCGGACCGGCGGGGCCCCCGACAGTCGGGGCCCGCAGGCGCAGGTACTGCTGCAGCCACACCGGGTAGAGGTTGTAGCCCACGTTCGTCAGCAGCAGCAGCGCGGCCCAGCCGAAGTAGCCGTGGGCCAACGCATAGAGGCTCACCAGCCCAAAGAACACCAGCAGCACTACATGGAACCGCTCCATGTGGTAGCTGTTTGCCACCAGGGCCCGCACCGCCCGCCGGTGGGGCACGTGCCGGTACTGCGGGTAGCGGCGGCGCAGCAACGTATTCACCAACGTGCCGTGCTGGGTGAAGCGCCCTACCACCGGCACCCCCAGCCGCCGGTACACCGCCGCCGAGCGGCTCAGCTGCCAGTGCCGAAACCACGCCTGGGGTACCAGATAGCCCAGCAGACTCACCCCCAGCAGCGCCCAGAGCCAGGGCCGGGCCATGTGCTGGTAGCAAAACACGCTCAGCGGGACCAGCGCCAGCCCCGACCACAGCACGCTCGGTACCGCATTGAGGGCGTGTACCAGGGCGGCCGAGGGAGCGGCGGGGTTTCGGCTAGTAGGCATGGCAACAGACCGGTGGGGCCGGGTTACTGCACCGGCAAGTTCACAAACGTGCCCGTCACGGCCACCGTGCACTTCTTGCGCAGCGGCTCGGGCAAGCCGGCCAGGGCGCCGGGGTCCGAGACGCTGATTTGCCGCAGCACGAAGGAGCCGGAGACCTGCCGGGCCCGGGCGTCGTACTTACTGATGGTGACCGAGCCGCTGCCCAGGGCACTGAAGTAGGTATCGATGAGGGGCCGGGCCACGGCGGGGCCCACCAGGTAGGCCCCGCCGGCACCCAGCTGGTTGATGCTGTAGAGGTAGAACGGGTGAGTGCCGGTCCAGGCGGCGCCGAGCTGGGTGGCCGGCACCATCAGGCGTACCTGCTCGGCCTGGTCGGGCACCTCCAGCACGATTTGCAGGCCCTGGTACGACGACATAAGCGCGCCCGGGCCCATGGCCGTGGCCTTAATCCGTTCGGCCGGGTAGCCGCTTTGCAGCACCAATACCGTGTCGCCGTTCGGGGTGGAGGGCGTCAGCGGATACCGCAGCTCCCGCTGCATCCGGGTTTCGGCGGCCGGCTGCGGGGCCTGGTCGGCGTCGGATTTGTCGGCGCAGGCGGGCAAGGCAATAGTGACAGCCGTGAGTAGGAGCGCGAAAAGAGGCCTCATAGGGAAGTTCGATACAAGTAAAACGATACATAGCCGGCCCCTATATTGCTACCAAACCCCGTGCAGTGCTGGCTAAGGTGGCAACTCGGGTGAGGGTGCGGTTAGGGCAACCCAAGAGCTGCTTCTGGTTAGGAGCGGCTCTTGGCGGTAAAGGTTGCAGCCCTGGTAGCCCTCCTTCTGGAACCCGAACTCCCGAAGCCTGGCTTCAAACGTGCCCGCAAACTGGGCCTTGGGATGGTAACTCAGGGCGCGCCGGACGAGCCCAAGGACAAGAACAACCACGCCGCCTGGGTGCCTCCCGACGGCGCGGTGTTAGGGTCTCGGGGCCCGGCTACGCTTGCTCCCCTGCCAGGCGGGCTCAGTGGAAATAGTAGCGCGCCCCCAGAGTCGCCCCGGAGCCCAAACCGTATGGCCACCGTTGGTACAGGTTGCCACTGGCCGTAAGATCAGTGCCCAGGCTCCATCGACGATTCAGGACGTAGCGAAAGCCGAACCCGAAGGTGTAATAGCTGTTCCAGGCCTGGGCCTGGGAAACGATGGGAGTCCAGCCGTCGGTGCTGACGTAGGTATTCAGCTTATTGTAGGTCTTGGTTTGCCGGATATGGTAGAAGCTGACTCCCGCCAACGCATCGACCTGAAACCGGCGGGTGGGTTCGGAAAACCGCACCCGCAGCAGCACGGGCACGCCCCACACGGATTCTTTAAAGGTCTCGGCCACGTAGTTGGGAGTGCCGTCGTCGGCAAAATTATCGTCCAGGCTGCCGCCGCGCCCGTGAAACAGGCCCGCTTGCAGGGTCAGCGTCGGCAAGATTTCGTACCCCGCGTGCAGGGTGGTGCCCAGCAAGTAAACGCCCTGCCCATTTCTGTCCTCCACCGCCACCGTCCGGATTTCCAGCGTTGGGTCGGCTCCCACGTACCAGCGGTAGCCGACGGGGTCGGGAGTTTGGGCCCGGCAGGCGCTGGCGCTTAGCAGGAACAAGGTGCCGGCGGCGGCTACCCGGGCATACAAGGTGGTTGCCATAACGATAGAGCTGAAAAATTGGGCTCGGCTGGAGGTAGAATGTTGGTTGCAGGATAGGGAAAGGAGCGGAAGAAGGCCGCTCTAACCCGGCCCGGCGCCCCGGTAAGCCTAGCCCCGCCGCCCGGGGTGTTCGGGCGGCGGGGGGCCGGGCGGGGCCATTTGCACCTCCCCGTCGGCTAACGAGTGGCGCGCGGCCCGCCCCGTGGGGCAGGAGCCCCCGCCGCTCCTAGTAGCTTTCCTTCTGGAAGCCGAACTCCCGGAGCTTGGCCTCGAACGTATCCGGGAACTGGGCCTTGATGTGGTGAATCAGGGCGCGCAGGGCCTTGCGCACCTGTTCCTCGCCCTGGTCCTTGCTGCTCACCTTGCCGCTACGCTCCCCGCTGGTATCGGAGCTGTCCTTCACCAGGGCCTTGTACTCGGTTATTAGCGGCTCCCAGTGGGCGGTGCCGTACTTGTTCTTGTCGAACTTGTGCGCCTTGAGGGCCTTGAGCAGCTTATCCAGCGACTTCACCCGCTCGGTGCGGTGGCGGGGCAGCTGATAGGACTTGTTTACTTTCTCGATTCCAAACTCGCCGTAGTAGGCTTTTTTGTCGTCGTTGGCCTCGGCCAGGTAGCCTTTCA includes the following:
- a CDS encoding pectinesterase family protein, whose amino-acid sequence is MKKLLFVWLLLFSSCVAFAQTNQLVVAQDGSGTYTTVQAALDAVPKGNDIPITIFIKKGTYKEKLNLAKKQNFVKLLGEDLNETVLVYDDYNGRQTDAGEKLGTSEAASFRVFGNNFTAENITFQNSAGLAGQAPAMWVYGDKARFINCRFLGFRDTLYTYGYGSRQYYKNCYIEGTTDFILGAATAWFEDCTLFCKPKGTCITAASTPDSIGFGYVFQRCKVVGDAPEESYFLGRPWKPAAKTVFLNCELSNVIKAKGWDHWGKEDNKQDAFFAEYKSKGPGAGAKGRTAWSRQLNVDQAAFYNYETALRGWNPQSEEATVPSLSTTQP
- a CDS encoding nuclear transport factor 2 family protein, with translation MNSLLTVVTAYFDLVDSFTTDPAAYAAVLHPDVVQTEYPNALYKTMQRRTFSDIIDNLRIGRELLHDPHFEVQRTQLCADDTLIVEGHWQATVLSDVMDLARGQRLASQLCLVFEFKDGKIFRQRRYPCYEAF
- a CDS encoding Hsp20/alpha crystallin family protein, which codes for MAIQKYQDSFSDLASSSFSTMLDRFFNDSLAARGRVNSFSPHVDAYETEKSYEIEAALPGLKREDIKVDFHQGRLTIAGERHFRNEQNQRRYHVVESSFGSFSRSFQLPDTVDASGIQAAFEDGVLRVSVPKDEQKTRRHQIEVRGGQPLSNASTSGAGAGRMSERVGQEATDVPVQNGPTGTGGPDDNAAAAPEMAGTEPSNGVGS
- a CDS encoding M48 family metallopeptidase, which gives rise to MSLFTKRQLGVGALLLLLTLPVLAAPSPDSTAFSVEAATQHYLNTLTTAQKASSDAYFEGGYWLQLGNLLYGLALAAVFLVLGLSRRMKAWTQRLPTKVLPTWAYIALYILLAHLLSYPLNIYDNYVREHQYGLSNQSFGQWLTDDLKSLALSVVVGSVAVLVLYVAIRRAGRRWWVWATALAAGFLVVAVFVSPVFISPLFNKYTPLPDGPVRRQILSMARANGVPADNVYLVDASRQSKRISANVSGLGSTIRVSLNDNLLNRCTPAEVQAVMGHELGHYVLNHIPKMLIFFVLIVGLGLAFVDWAFHRLLGRYGTRWGISSIGDVGGLPLIAALFGVFTFLAQPGFNTIIRTQEQEADVFGLNAARQPDGFASTAMKLSEYRKISPTPLEEVIFFDHPSGRTRVLTAMRWKAEHLQDK
- a CDS encoding alpha/beta hydrolase, producing MPLPLRYHLSALLGFAALLTSSCQGNSANSPAGGGLAESLTPDTLEWVGQKTQRLHLRAFRSPKLTSRPTLVVILHGDAPFRPPEYQYTLARQLAATYPNVVAVGLLRPGYTDAQGQQSAGTRGEATGDNYTAAAVDAVAAALRELREHYHAGRVVVAGHSGGAAIAANVLGRYPDRADAALLASCPCDVPRWRSHMLQLEEGKAIWKKSVRSLSPQALVGNVDVTVPITLVVGQADSVTPPRFSWAYWEALHQRRSLAKLVQLPGQGHELFLLPAVRQQIGPLLASR
- a CDS encoding helix-turn-helix domain-containing protein, which produces MKPNSLEDFYAKLRAPTEATPRPAAGGQHEVGHFNIFRVEDLMRTYPNRPQMSFDRREFYKMSLIRGRSRVEYADQAVEVERQALWFASSRVPYRWLPHTLEQSGYFCIFTEEFLLPGRSGVVLEELPMFQPGGQPVLALNDAEYAAVEAVFEKMAREITSTYAYKYDLLRTYLWELVHGGQKLQPAPAAAPNHSAAARLTSLFGELLERQFPLAAPQQQLRLRTAKDYADHLAVHVNHLNRVLKETTGHTTTELIGGRVTQEARMLLKQTTWTVSEIADSLGFTDVAHFCNFFKRQTSLTPGDFRS
- a CDS encoding SDR family oxidoreductase, translating into MRVFVTGATGFIGSAIVQELLGAGHQVLGLTRSEAGAQALTAAGAEVHRGSLDDLDSLRRGAQAADGVIHTAFNHNFQEYEAAGQTDRLAIEALGQVLAGSGRPLLVTAGLAGFAPGRPATEDDLPVALPRLSEPTAMALAEQDVRAIVIRLAASVHDRNDHGFVPTLINIAREKGVAAYVGEGLNRWPAVHRLDAARLYRLALEQGQAGARYHGVADEGIALRDLTALIGRHLGVPVVTKTAAEAPDHFGWMARFVGLDLTATNTLTRQRLGWQPTHPGLLADLEQGHYFGV
- a CDS encoding glycosyl-4,4'-diaponeurosporenoate acyltransferase CrtO family protein, translated to MPTSRNPAAPSAALVHALNAVPSVLWSGLALVPLSVFCYQHMARPWLWALLGVSLLGYLVPQAWFRHWQLSRSAAVYRRLGVPVVGRFTQHGTLVNTLLRRRYPQYRHVPHRRAVRALVANSYHMERFHVVLLVFFGLVSLYALAHGYFGWAALLLLTNVGYNLYPVWLQQYLRLRAPTVGGPAGPR